The genome window AGTCCAGTCCAGCGCAGAGCCCAAGGGTGTGGAGTATGGATCCCTCGAGGGGCAAGCTGGGGCCGGTGGCGGTTGGGCCTACCCGAGCCAAGAGCGGCGCTGGGTCAAGGTGAACATGCTGGCGGGACAACTTGAAGTCCGTGTGGATCCCAGCCTGCAAGAGCCCCGGGTGTGGGGCAAGGCCAGCGTGCGGCAGGTCGGCCAGGACTTGGTGGTCGAGCCGCAGCCGGTGCAGGGGGACTTCCTGGGGGGGGTGCTCAAAAACTTTAGGGCCGGCGAGTTGGACGTTCGCCTCCCTCCAGGCTGGGGCCTCGAGCTGGACGGTAAAGCCGGGGATATCGAGATAGAAGGGGTGGCCTTTGTCCGAGGCCGCCTGTTGGCCGGGGACATCGAACTGCGCGAGGTCGGTGGGCTCGACCTGGATGTGAAGGCCGGGAACATCGAGGGGAGCGCCTTGCTCCGCGAGGGAAGCCACCGCCTGCGCATCGAGATGGGCAACGCCCAGGTGCGGCTCTTGCCGGGCTCGAGCCTGAAGCTCAAAGCCGGGGTGGGGCTAGGGAACCTCGAGACCCCAGGGGACCGGATCGCCGACGGCGTGGGAACCCTGGAGGCGTATGTCCGCATGGGCAACCTCGAGATCGAAGGGTAGGCGGGGGCCTGAGTATGGAAGACAAGAAGAAGATCATGGACATGGTGAAGGAGGGCAAGATCTCCATTGACCAGGCGTTAGAGCTTTTGGAGGCCCTCGAGCCGAGCGGAGAGCATCGGGGGTTCAGCTTGGCTCCCACCTCTTCTGCCCCCCAGGGCACGGCCCGCCTGCTGCGTATCCAGGTAGACGCCCAGGAGGCTAAGGTACGGGTCAACGTCCCGGTGGCGCTGGCCAAGTTCGCCCTGAGCTTCGTTCCCGAGGAGGCCAGAGAAAACCTCTCGGATCGAGGTATTGATCTTTCCAACCTGCTCGATTCCCTAGGCAGCAACCTGCCTGAAGGCCGCCTAGTCGAGATCGAGGGCAGCGACGACGGCGAGCCGTTCAAGGTGATCGTGGAGGTGGTTTGAGCGGGCGGGGCTACCTCTAGGGGGTCGGCATGATGGCAGCTCTATTCAAACCAGGCAACTCCGGGAGCTTTTCTCGCAAGCTTCCGCCGCTGCGTCCGCGCTTTATATACCTGAGCCTCCGGACGCGAGGGTTGAAGGTTCCTATCTTTTTGGTGGTGCCGCTGAGCCTGCTCGAGCTCGCCCTGTGGACTAGCGTCTGGGTCTTAGACGGGCGGAGGCTGTTTGTCCAAAGCCGCTCAGCCGGGGCGGTTGGCTGGGAGGAGCGAACCCGGCAAGCTATCCGGGGGCTCGCCAAGAGCATCACGGCATTGCGGGGTTACGAGGGCTTTGGCCTCCTCGAGATCGAGGCCAAGGGCGGGGTCTCGCTCAAGATCGGGCTTTGGTGAAGTGTGGCGTTGGGTTAGCTCGAGGGGCGGCCTCCGGGCAACGACCCAGTTAGGACCATTCTCATGAACCATCCGTTGAAGAACATAGATTTCCGCTGGCTGCTCGCCTCGAGGGTCGCGGGCAACCTCAGCCTGGGGTTTGCCGAGGTGCCCCTCATGTGGTGGGTGCTGGAGACGACCGGCCAGGCTTCGCTGGTGGCGACGGTGGCGCTGATCGGGGCCATCGGGGCGTTGATCGCGGCCCCCCTGGGCGGGGTCTGGGCCGACCGAGGCCACAAGAGGCACCTGATCCAGTTCACCTATGCCGCGGATGCCCTAGTGCAACTGGCGATGATCTGGGGGATCGCCAGCGGCCACCTGGAGCTGTGGGGGGTTTACGTGCTGGTGGGGTTGGCCTCGCTTTTCGGAAACCTGCGCAGCCCAGCGCTAGGGGCTTTACAACCCCTGTTGCTCGAGCCCAACCAGTACCAGCAGGGCAACGCGGTGATGAGCTTGGCCACCACGCTAGGCATGGCCGCCTCGTTCGCCTTGGCTGGGACCGCCACCGGGTTTCTCGGGGTGGCCGGAGCCTTGTGGGTCGGGCTGGGCTTGGTGGTGCTGGCGGCGTTGCTGCTCATCCCCATCCGGGAGCCCCAAGTGCTCTCGCACACCGCGCATCAACAGCCTGCCAGGGCCATGCTCGAGGGGTTGCGCTTTATTCGGCGGACTCCGGTGGTGTTTTGGATCGTTGTGATCGCCATGCTCATCAACCTGATCCTAGCCCCCTTCGGAGCGCTGGCCGCCCCTTATGCCAAGGGACTGGGGGGTGGGGCCGCCGA of Meiothermus sp. Pnk-1 contains these proteins:
- a CDS encoding MFS transporter, translating into MNHPLKNIDFRWLLASRVAGNLSLGFAEVPLMWWVLETTGQASLVATVALIGAIGALIAAPLGGVWADRGHKRHLIQFTYAADALVQLAMIWGIASGHLELWGVYVLVGLASLFGNLRSPALGALQPLLLEPNQYQQGNAVMSLATTLGMAASFALAGTATGFLGVAGALWVGLGLVVLAALLLIPIREPQVLSHTAHQQPARAMLEGLRFIRRTPVVFWIVVIAMLINLILAPFGALAAPYAKGLGGGAADYGLLTAALMVGQLAGLVMMNFIRMRNPFLTFLLGTWGLAGGVGLLAVAPHLIVALALLALFGVAASFMNVQAMTLAQQAIPKEMMGRVFGVLQGLNMGVQPLGLATTSGLLAVMGVRSIFAAMGALMLLASLAWFQRPVRSALKIAGAWPERALGGN